The stretch of DNA taggtggtcggaacctgccctgtcgctccgccacaaagatccacacagagggccgtcgggacaaaggtcctttcagcccccaatccgtgaatcactcgcgggtactcctcgagccaacccgactttggtcaccacatgtatcatgtttaaagtatatagtatatacccgtgatcacctcccgagtgatcacggcccaatagtatagcatggcagacggacaagaatgtagagccactgatgataaactagcatcctatactaagcattaggtttgcaggtaaaggtaacaacagtagtagcaaggacaggctatgcatcagtataggattaacgagaagcagtaacatgctacactactctaatgcaagcagtatagagaagagtaggcggtatctggtgatcaaaagggggggcttgcctggttgctctggcaagagagaggggtcgtcaacaccgtagtcgtacggggtagcagcggcgttggtctcggtgtctagagagagaagagggggaagaaacaataaatataatgcaagcatatgcatagtgaagcatgacatgacaagtaacgatgctaggcgtgccctaacgcggtaacaggtgataccggtgaagggggataaaatccgggaaagtatccccggtgtttcgcgttttcgggcacaggagccggagggggggaaagttgcgagttcgataggttagggaggtgtggtggacgaacgggttgcgtatccggcttcgtctcgtcgttctgagcaactttcatgttgaaattattttaatccgagttacggattaaaagatatgattttctaaagattttattaatttctggaatttaattaattaactaaattaattcgaaaataaattaatgacatcagcattgatgtcatgctgacgtcagcagtcaacagagttgactgggtcaaactgacatgtgggtccagtgggacccacctgtcatacactgtttaggttaattaggtttTAGCTAAACTAATCACAGTTCAATTAGACTAATTAGTTAATTTgattaatctaattatgattaattaacttaattaattccttaattaattaattaattaattaattatttttattactattaattttaattccttttttttaATAAAGCGTTCTGGGGCGTGGGCCCCCTCTGTCAGTGGCCCCAGGGGGCCTTAACGGGTGCGGGCGCATGGGCGCGCGGGTGCAGGAGCCACGGGGCGCCCGTTAGCGGGCCGAGCCCCTGACCCAACGCAGCAGGGCACCGGCCAGGGGAGTCGTcggccgcggcggccggagcggccGGAGCCGGGGCGTCGACGGAGAGGGGTTGGCCGCGGCGCGGGCCAGCAGCGTGGTTGGGGGGGCGGCGGAGCCGCGGCAGCACGACAAGAGGAGGGTCGGGGCTTGCCGAGGCCGTGGGCGGTGCGGCCGGACCAGGCACGGAGAGCGCGAGGTTGCGGGCGTTCGGGCGCGACGAGCGGGACGGCGAGGCGTGCACGGGGCGCACGCGCACGGTGGCCACGGCGACGAGCGCCGGGCGCGCGCGGTGGCGCGTCGAGcagggggggaggaggaggagcagcgcGGAGCAAGGTCGTGGTGGAGCCGAGCGGGGGAAGCAGAGCGGGCGAGTCCACGCGCGGGGCGCGGGCGATGCGGCGCGTGCGCAGGGGGGGGGAGGTAGAGCAGCGGCAGGGGAGCCGCACGGGAAGCGGTGAGGGGCCGGGGGCGAGATGGCCCGGCGCGGCgacggtggcgccggagcgcATCGTGCGGCGACGCCCGAGGCGACCTAGGGGGAGAGGAGGGCGAAGGGGGAAGCTCACGGGGAGGAGGGGGAGTAGGGCAACGGGGCAGCGGGCTCGGGGGCGGTCGGGGAAGACCggcgaggaggacgaggaggcgaTCGGCGGGGCCGGCAACGACGGCGTCGGGGTGGCCGTctcctcccgatccaatcgggagagATGGGGGGGGGAGGGAGATATTTTcggagtggggggggggggaagtgGGGGTCGGGCTAGGGTTCCGGGGGGGTTATGTGGGAACGGGGGTGGGCCGGTCGGCTGGCCTggtggcctgctgggccggagCCCAGTGGGTTGCCCTCTTTTTTTTTGTTTAGTTTtgtcttttcttttatttattttctcttttgtttTTAATTCATTCTAAAATACTTAGGCAGTTTTTAAAATGTGTTGACTACACTATAATTACCAGTGCAATATTCTGCAAcccccgaacatttttgttttaatttttgaaaacttttattgttaattgtaatttgaatttgaatttgaacggTTTCGGATCGTTGCGAGGTTAGCAACAGTAATCGGGATGACGTGCcatgattagcgtgggattactgtagcaagattatccgggcgttGACGTGAGTGTGGTCGCGCCTTCCACGCCCGCGCCTGCGCCCATCGACCTCAACGCCACCCCGGTGGCTCGTCATCGATGGCGTGAGGAAACGGGTGCGGCAGACGCCGTCCGGCGTGCTCCAGGAGGCCCGCAACCTGTTTGACGGAATGTTGTGTGCCGTCGACGAGGACTACATGCAAAACCTCATCTTGGAGGGCGGTGCGCCGGCCGCTGGCTACGATCCCGGCGAGGCACAAAGCCAGGATGGCCGCTGGCTATAATCCCGATCAGGCTGCCTTCATGCGTGATCGGCTTCTCACTCGACCACGAGTTCCCGGACGACTACGGGTAGAGGAAGAGGACGAGTGCGACATCGAAGTGGAGCCCTTGTTCGAGGACGAGCTCGCCAACCAAACCGCCGGTCCTAAGCCGAAGCGTAAGAGCAAGCGCACGAAGGCATACACGGCGACCGAAGACAAGCTTCTTTGCGAGTGTTGTCGAGACATTGGACAAGACCCCAAGACCGGCGCCGAACAAAAGCATTCAACTTTTTGGATTCGTGTTCACCGGGAGTTTCATGAGCGCAAGAAGTTTCCGCCTTACCAAATTGTGAGCATGCGCGGGTGGGTGTCCATTTACAAGCGATGGGGGTGATCCAATAAGAGTGCAACACGTTTTGCGCCACTCTTGAGAGCATCAAGACCCGCCCCGTGAGCGGCATCGGCATGCTGGTATGCTAGCAAGCCGTCCTCTTTTATGTCATCAAGTTCATGCTTGCGTATTCATTTGCATATCATGGTATGCTGGCATGATGAGATATGGCCACTGACATGATTGACCGCGGGTCTTTTTTTTAAGTTGAGCGCTGACATGAAACGGGTCGGCGTGTTGGGTGCACTGCCGATCCAAATACAAAACTGGACGGACGGCGGACGGGCGGCCGATCCAAATAAACAAAAAGCGGACAAATGCGCCTTCCGTTTGGGTCGGttcgttggagttgctctaacaTGTCTCGGTCGACTTATACTTGGCAAGACTGATTGTGACGGTAGATGCTAGTGACACTGCTCCGCGAACAGAGAAACGTGGCGACGCGTTTGTTCTCATCTCTTCCAAAACGCATCCGTGGCGTCCCCGCTGGCCGCCGCGCTACCACGCGAGTGGCACACCATGTCACGGCGCGACGCATAATATAGGCAGCGGGGCCGCCGGCGCACGGCCAACGCGCCACGAGTACCCGGGCCGCATCACGCGACCTCATCCTGCCCGCCCGCCTGCCGACCTCGCACCACGGAATTCAAAATTCAAGCGCGCTGCCGTCCGGTCCAGCCGGTTGACGTTTCGCCACTCGCCCGCCCACTCCACTCGCTGCACCCCCGAACGGTCCGAAGCCACTAGAAACAAGAAGCCGCGGTGGATCCACGTACGTCCGCCAGCGGATCGCGGATCGCATGGAGCGCatcgccctccccctccccctccaaaTAAGCTCGTCCCGTCCAGCGCTCTCACAAATCCATTTTTGCTCCGTGCGTGCGCCCGTCACTGGCGCTCGGAAGAGGAGTGGTTGCGCCCTCGCCCAACGGCTCGCCCGGCCCCGTGCCGCTTGTTGGCTTGCGCCCTTGTGCGGGGTGGAGTGGTTGGCCGCTGGTTTTGTGCCCATCGCCGTTGCCGGCCGGCGCTGGGGGGCGGGCGGACGCACCCACGCGCGGGCGCGCAGCGCAGGATAGTCGCGGGAGTGACGTGACACCACTGCGCGTCGCCTTGTTATATCTATCCACCCTGCACCGGTCCGATCCTCGTCGGCGGCAACGAGCGCGGTCGGGAGGTTCGAGGGTAAGGGGAATTTCGTGCGTGCGTGCGTGAAGCGGCCATGGACGCGCCCTTCTTCCACGAGCTCCGGCGGCAGGCCTCCTCCTACCTCACCGGCAAGATCCGCTCCGCGCGGCTCGCGCTCACCGACGTCACCCCGACGCAGCTGTACGTGACCCCTCGCCGATCGACAATCCGTTCCTGCTCTCCGTTTCTTGGTGCACCGTTGCTCTGCCAAGGTCCTAACAGAGAGAGTGGCCGCCCATGCAGGATGACGGAGGAGGCGACGAACGGGGACGCGTCGCCGCCGAACGCCAAGACGATGAGCCTCATCGCGCGGGAGGCGTTCGAGATCGACGAGTACCTCAGGATCTCCGACATCCTCCACACCAGGTgaccttctccttctccctctccttcgcCGCACCGGATCGACGCTCTCCTCTTCTCCTCTGCCCGTCGTCTAACTCGGGACACATCGATGGGTCGATCCTCAGGCTGGCGACGTTCGACCGGAGGCAGTGGCGGGAGCCGTACAAggcgctgctgctgctggagcacCTCCTGACGCACGGCCCCCGCAGCGTGGCCCTGGAGTTCCAGAAGGACCGGGGCGTCATCCAGCAGATGGCCGCCTTCCAGCACATCGACGAGCGAGGGTTCGATCTCGATCTTCTCCTATTCCTACACACGTAATTCATTCTTATTCAGTCCGTTAGGGTGAAAATTTTCTGATGTTCTTCTGGGATTCTCGGCGCAGTTTCAACTGGGGCCTGACGGTGAAGGGCAAGTCGGAGCGGGTGCTGAAGCTGCTGGAGCGGGGCCCGTTCCTGGAGGAGGAGCGGGAGCGGGCGCGCAAGGTGGCGCGCGAGATCAAGGGCTTCGGCAGCTTCAACCTCAGCAGCACCGGCGGCGGCTCGCGCGCGGCGCCGCAGGTGTACGGGCGCAGCCACTCCCGGTACGAGGACCGGCCGTGGAAGGAGGGGGACGGCGAGGGCGAGGACAAGGAGAACCTGGTGTCCCGGCCAGACCCGAGGAGCGTGTgcgaggaggcggtggaggagctGCACCACCGCCACCCGTTCCACGGCTTCGGGCAGCCGGAGGCGATGCTGCTGCTCAGCCAGTGATCGGGGCTTCAGGAGAGGGATGAGCGCCGTCGCCTCCCCCCTGTACTGTATGTCGGTGTCAGCGTGTGATCTGAatctgaagaagaagaagaagaacagcGTGTGCGAGGTCAGTGGTTTGCTGACGTTGCTGAATGCTTAGCTAATTTTCTTCATCTCTCGTGTCGTACTTGTACATTCTCTTGACCCCGTTCCTCGAGCAACGTCTGAACTGCGTTCAAAGCGTATCCCTCTGAACTGTGCTCCTGTTGTCTGAATTTGATAGTACATGAATGAACGCGGAACAAGAACTTCTGAACCCAGGACGCAAAGTTCTCAACTTGACAAATGAACAGGTTCCAAGCACGTCATGCAATCTACTACGTACATCTGATTATAATTTACCATAGAAGATAGGTGGGTGGAACCAAAGATTCTCAGAAGTTCACTGAATATGTACTGCGAATTATGTGCTTCCTTCCAGTTCTAGCAGAGGAAAATCAGGCAAGGCTTACCCCAGCAGAGGAAGATCACAGAACACAGATTCGTGTTCCACGCCAGTTTCTCTGTAGAAACCCCCGGTGTAAAATTTCTTCATCAAAGCCTAGCTTTTGACGCTTTCAGTTCCAGTGCAGACACGCGTAAAAGCCTTCTTCTTTTCTCATGCCAATGGTAGTCATCAGCACATCACATGGTTTACGGCCATGACTCGAATGGATTTCAACCTACTCTTTCCATACAGCCACAGCAATAGTTGCTACACTTGCTAGTACTGGTAAAGGAGAGCGCCAAATGAACCTGCTGCCCAAGAAAATGCATAGCACGGCAAAGATCAATATGCAAAGCAAATGTTCAGCATTACCAACTGTTTGGTAGTACCTTTTTTCACTTTTTGGCTCTGCCAACAAGCTGCCAAATTTCAGTGTTCAAAATACGTGGCTGCATACAAATCAAAATACTTTGGCAATGCCTACTTTATGTTATGTAAGTACAAGTTTCCGACAGTTAAACATAAAAATTATAATGAAAATTAAGCACACACATCCCAAAGTAGTCCAAAAGGCCAGGGCATAGGCGTGAATCCCCGAAAGAAAGCAACATACATACAGCAAAGTAGGAAAGATAATAGAACGAAATGACTGGACATCCATCGTTGCAAAAGAGGTGAAAAGAATGTGCTGCATGGGTTCAGAAACATGTGGTGAAGTGGCACCCCATAAACCATTTACTTTCTTCAGAAAGCAGTCGACAAGTGGATTTTGTGGCCATTAAACACACAGCCCAAGGGATAAGAAAAATCACCGGAATCAGCTGGTAAAAGTTCTTGCATTCCGCTGCCCTCACAAAACGAAAAATGTTATTCCTTCATAATTGTACTAAAGCTGCGACATTTAATTTGGATCGGACGGAGTATTTGGTTTCCCTGACGAAGAACATGAAACATTTTATGTCATGTAGTACTACAGATCTTGTTGCAGCTACCCCAAGACGATTCTATTTGATTTCCCAAGTATATAATCATAAAAAGAAACGCAGTACAATAATATGCACATGCTACCGAGTGACCACAAAATAACTTCCACTGCTGTATCAGTCAAGAGTCTCCACTGAGCACTGACACCAAATGTGCCCTACCAGTTTGGATCATCTGAATTTTCTTCATGACTTTTTAATCCATCTAATTATTACTAGCATGTGGTGTGTCTAAGTTATATCCTTTCACATATTTCAAATCCTTAAAAAGCCAAAGTAAACAATCCTGGAAAACTATTATGGCTAAGAATACAGAAGCATGTCTAATTTTCCTTGGACTCCAGTCCACTGACAAACAGATTATTTCCTACACTAATGTGATGTCAACTGCTCCGTAATTCTGCGCCACTCGCAAAAAGAACAAGAAAATGCGGCATATATCACTGAAAACGCTGATTTAATCTGTTTTTACATTTTTCGACAAATTATAAAATTCTACAACCACTTGTAGTAACTATGCAAAGTACATGCAGATACATCACATGTGTGCAGTTCTTCTCTTGGAGAGCATATGCCAGATTTCCATTGTGCCCATTTTATGTGGCAGCACCATAGCACATGGAACAACAAAAATGGATATCACATACCCCATTGTTGCACACTTGCAGTACTCAACTCAAGTAGTTAAAACTACACCAAAGCGGTTAAACTGAGCTTACAGAAAAGAGGCAAAAATTCAGACAAGGAGCCTGAGAAAATCAAAATCAAATTCTTCACCAACAAAGTTCGGAAACATTAACCTCCTTAACCTATTCGGCATAGATGAATTTCAACTAGGACGTTGGTGAATTTCAACAATCGCATAAATGTAAGCTGTACGTATCACCATTAGTTCGCTCTGGGCAAGTACACGTAGGAGGCAGATGAATAGTGCAATGGCGGAGTTAACAGCGCTGTACAATCTACAGTACATCATGAGGAAGACCTCAGCCTCAGGGTGTGCAAGAAAGACATACAGTAGATGCAAATGCATGAGGCGGTACTTTTCGTGGGCCTTCTCGTTTTATTGCAGGCTGTAGATGGGCCACGGCCAACCCCACAACAATTAACTGAAACATCGATTTGTCACTTCTCCAGCACACctaccatcatcatcatcagcccaagaccTTGACTCTTTCTCGACCAGGAGAGAGATCTGGACGCTCAACAACAGTCCACACAGCGCTACACTTCATTTCTTTTCCCTGACACGAAACCACCCAGTTCATATGGTAAATGCTTCGTCAATCTGAACAGTACGTCCCAGATCTGAGcatcttttttcttcttctctgTTTTACTGTGGTAGAGATAATGCTCACTTATTGAATATCAAACTGGCCAAAGGAGTTGGGTGAAAGTCCAAATGTTTTTTTCTTGGTGGATTTTCCTTAACAGACTTGAAACTCTCACAAAATATCACAAGGGTGCAACTTTGGAAACAATGGGTAAGTTTATCCTTGCATGGATAAAATTCAAGAAATAATTGCAGATTCCCTTTGAAACCGGATGAATTATCAGTTCCATTCCATGGCTCAACGGTAGCTGCCACATGGTGGAATAGGCCCATCTTCGTTGGACCCACCCCGCTCGCAAATTATAGCAAAACTACAAGCAAGTAAGATCATTCTGAACATGATCGCTCTGATTGAATGTTA from Triticum urartu cultivar G1812 chromosome 3, Tu2.1, whole genome shotgun sequence encodes:
- the LOC125545251 gene encoding epsin-2-like — protein: MDAPFFHELRRQASSYLTGKIRSARLALTDVTPTQLMTEEATNGDASPPNAKTMSLIAREAFEIDEYLRISDILHTRLATFDRRQWREPYKALLLLEHLLTHGPRSVALEFQKDRGVIQQMAAFQHIDERGFNWGLTVKGKSERVLKLLERGPFLEEERERARKVAREIKGFGSFNLSSTGGGSRAAPQVYGRSHSRYEDRPWKEGDGEGEDKENLVSRPDPRSVCEEAVEELHHRHPFHGFGQPEAMLLLSQ